CTGTACATTTTAAAGGTGGAACATTACTGTTACTTGCATATGGTGACAATGAGCCAAGGTCGATTTCACTTCTGTTTGTTGATATCTTTTTAAATGATAACTATAGTGTTTACGGCTTAAGACTGGTATATTTCGATGCCTAGAGGCCAGCTGAAACTATAGGACAGTAAGAAACAATTTGAATGAATTGTAAGAAAACATGTCATCAGTGAAGTTTATGCACTTATGCGTTTAGAATTAGAATACATGTGCTCTGGGAAATCATGCTTCTTCCGATGATGGCATAAATAATCTCATAAGCTTATGCAGTGTTTCTGATGTATTTTTACAGAGAAATGGAGAATGCAAGTGGACATGTGAAGTTCCAAAATAATTACAGTCGCGTGCATGTACAGTTAAGTGGTAATTGTAAGATGTGGAGATCGGATGTAACATCTGAGGATGGTGGATGGTTGTCTACAGATGTTTTTGTGGACATATTGGAGCAAAAGTGGCATGCCAATCTTAAAGTTGTCAATCTCTTTGCTCCGGTAAGGTATATAATTAAGTTTGGCTGGTTAGGAAAATTACACAATATATCTTTTCTCTTCTGTTCAACCAAGTTATAAGGTTTCTCTATTTGTCGTGTGCAGCTCTTTGAAAGGATTCTAGAACTTCCTATTGCATTCTATGAAGGAAGAGCTAGTGGTGAGGTGATTCACTTGACAGACACTCTCTTTCTTTCTACATGTTCATAGTCATTGTTTCTTATACACTTTTTTTTTTAACTGGTCGTGTATCTATGATGCAGGTTCACATATGCATGTCAGAAGGAGAAAGTTTCCCAAATCTTCATGGGCAGCTTGATGTGACGGGTTTGGCTTTTCAAATATTCGATGCACCATCTTCATTTTCTGTATGTACCGACTTCTCTTTCGGTTCTTACTCACATATCATTTTTAGATTTGACAGATCTCTCTTTTCTTTGTAGGATATATCTGCGAGCTTATGTTTCCGGGCTCAACGTATATTTTTACACAACGCGAGTGGTTGGTTTGGCAAGGTTCCTTTAGAGGCTTCTGGAGATTTTGGAATTGAACCAGAGGAAGGAGAATTTCACCTTATGTGTCAGGTTCCTTCTGTGGAAGTGAATGATCTCATGAAAAGTTTCAAAATGAAACCTCTATTGTTTCCGGTATGTGCTTTTCTTTACAGTTTATTACCCTAGTcagttcatttttttttattaaactagTTTGTAGATAAAGTAGAAAATAAGAATTAAGAGAATTTGCATGGTGACAGAAAGATAGAACGTTGATGAGGTGGTATGTAATCTTTGTTGTTTGCTTGGCAGTTGGCAGGGTGTGTGACAGCTGTTTTCAACTGTCAAGGGCCTTTGGATGCGCCTGTATTTGTCGGAAGTGGATTGGTATCAAGAAAAATGTCTAGTTGGGTTGCTGATAATGATGTTCCTACATCAGCAGCTTACGACGCAATCCTGAAAAATAAGGAGGCTGGTGCTGTCGCAGCATTTGACAGAGTCCCCTTGTCTTATGTATCAGCCAATTTCACTTTCAACACTGATAATTGCGTAAGTTGCTcgtcatctctctctctcttgcgtgCAAGTATGAGTCAAACATTCTTTAATCAGTACAACTTGTATACATTGCAGGTTGCAGATTTATATGGAATCAGAGCTACTCTTGTTGATGGCGGTGAAATTCGTGGGGCCGGGAACGCATGGATCTGTCCAGAGGTACTTACATCTGAACAAAAGACGAATCACATTGTAGCTATTTATGAAAAATAACATCCCTGGGTCTTTATCGCTATCTTCATACGTTTAACGTTTTCCTTTTGAAAGTTAATTGGATATTTTATATCTTTTCAGGGTGAGGTTGATGACACAGCAATGGATGTGAATTTTTCTGGAAGTTTATGCTTTGATAAAATAATGGATCAGTATGTCCCTGGTTACAATCATCTTATACCCTTTAAATTAGGGGATTTGAATGGAGAAACAAAACTCTCAGGCTCATTGCTCAAACCGTAAGGCTTCAACAACATTTTATTGTGTACACTATTATCAACTATGTGTGGCAACAATGACCTGTTCACTTACAGAAGTTCGGGTCTATTATCATTATTAATTGTTatattattatcatcatcattatagGAGATTCGATATTAAGTGGACTGCACCAAAAGCTGAAGGGTCGTTTGGAGATGCTCGAGGAGATATGATTATATCTCATGAATTCATCACCATTAGTTCTTCATCGGTTGCTTTTGAATTGTTTACCAAGGTTGAAACTTCGTATCCTTATGAAAACTGGTTAGATAGGAAAGAATTGGCTGTGATTATTGAAGGAGTGGAATTGGATCTACGTATGCGTGGTTTTGAGATTTTCAACTTGGTTTCCTCATCATTTGCATTTGATTCTCTACGCCCAATTCATCTTAAAACGACTGGACGAATCAAGTTTCAAGGAAAAGTTGTTAAGCCTGCTGCTGATGTGTCAAAGATTCTTGCTGGTGATGTTTCAATCACAGGACTTAAGTTAAATCAGTTGTTGCTAGCCCCTCAGTTAGCTGGACAGCTCAAAATTTCACCTGATTGTATTAAGGTAATTTTTTTTGTCCCAAATACATTAAATTTGAATGATCTCTGAAAGTTGTGATATGTGATGCAGTTAGATGCGACTGGTAGAGCAGATGAAAGTCTTGCAGTGGAAGTCAGTGGACCTCTGCAATCTTTTTCTGAGGACAACATAATTGGGACGAAGTTGTCATTTTCTCTTCTGAAGGGACAATTAAGGGCCAATGCGTTCTATCAACCTTTTCAGTCAATCAATCTAGAGGTACTTGCAGCACTTAGTGTAGGTAGTTAGATTATCTTCTAACTCGGATAAATAGAATTATTTAAGTATCATCGCTAACCCTTTAGGTCAATTTGATTCAGTTTTGTTGTATTCTTGTGAGCTCACATGTATAACCTGTGTGCAATAAGGTCCGGCATTTACCACTTGATGAACTGGAGCTGGCTTCACTTAGAGGAATGTTACAAAGGGTAAGCTCGTTTCTGTTAATTTTCATTGAATGCACTTGtagacatattttttttttttttttttttttttgcattttaaaCCAGCTAACGTAGTTGGAAATCAGCAAACATGTAAAAATAAACTGTATCTTTGTTTATTCCTGATTTGTTGCAGGCAGAAGTCCAAATCAATTTTGAGAAAAGAAGAGGTCATGGAATCTTATCTCTGCTGCATCCGAAATTCAGCGGTGTGTTGGGAGAAGCTCTAGACCTGGCTGCTAGATGGAGCGGTGACGTTGTTAGTACACAAACCTGATactttctttcaacttcttgctATATGTTACCCATTCGTGTTTTTGTTACATAAAAAGTAACTAGGTTGGTAACTGTGCAGATAACTGTTGAAAAGGCTGCTTTGAAACAAAGCAATAGCGAGTATGAGCTTCAAGGTGAATACGTATTGCCTGGTTCAAGAGACGggaaaaaagaaagaagaagaagagggagTGATATTGGGAGCGTCATATCTTCAATGGGTCGCTGGAGAATGAGGCTTGAGGTTCCTCGCGCTGAGATTGCTGAGATGCTTCCACTTGCCAGGCTTGTTTCGAGAACTACTGATCCAGCCCTTCAGTTCAGATCAAAGGTGAACTCACTCTTTATTGTTTATGTATATAAACCATATAATATTCTTCTTTTTAGATATTAATCTTCCATTTTGGTAGGATCTGTTTATGCAAAGCATACAGTCAGTGGGGATTGCTGCTGAAAGTCTCCAGAAGCTTCTTGAggtaattgtgtgtgtgtgtgtgtgtatatattaatCCATAAAAGTCGGTGGAACAATATacttttcagatttttggatttgagggcagtagtttttaCCTTTTGCTTTTGGACACTTAATAACAATTACTATACTACTATATGATTAAATTATTTGATTAGAAATAAAATTGTGAGCATAGTAGGTGACTAGGTGATGACGATGGCTCTTGCCATATACACCTGTCTCAATCTCCATCTATTTAGAAATTTCTAAAACCTatatattatatgtttttttatacAATTTCAACAGCATATAAATGTATATAGCTTTTATGTTTATTACCGAGAGTTACCAACTTACCATTGGGTTGGTGGTTGATTGCATAACCTTTAAAGATTTTAGATATCGTGAGTGTGGATTAGTTGACCGTTCGTAAGCTATTAAAAATGAACTTGTTAAAAACTATTGTTTTTCCTTTGGAgtttttatattttctttttatcctAAAATACTCTTTAACATTGAGTTTTTCTTTCGACTCCTAGAGCAAGTGTCGCTACCATAAAGAAGCGAAACGATACCAACCGAACACCCGCTGCGAAGCGCGGGGTAATTATGCTAGTTATTAGTAATTTACTATTCACAAATTCTTATTGGACCTAAACCTGACCATACTATGTGTGACATCTTGATTAGCTGAACCTACTTATTAATACTTGAATAAAATTCACACACGAAATAGGATTTCAGCGTGTTTAAATACCGTCTTCTAGTGAATAGTTTCTACACTTGCAGGAAATCCGTGGGCATTCTACTCCGACGGATGAAGTTATTCTGGAAGAATTAAACCTTCCAGGTTTAGCCGAGCTTAAAGGCCGTTGGGGTGGATCTTTAGACGCAAGTGGCGGAGGCAATGGTGACACAATGGTAGGCCTATTATGTCTGTGTATGTATTATCTTTAATTATGTTACAAGAAAGAAATTTGTGTAATATCTCCTTGCTTATTGATTAATCTTGTACATATATCCTATGAAATGTGCAGGCAGAATTTGATTTTCAAGGGGAGGAATGGGAGTGGGGAGCTTATAAAACTCAGCGTGTCCTAGCAGCAGGTGCATAcagcaacgacgatgggttgcgCCTTGAGAAAATGTTCATTCAAAGAGATAATGCGACAATCCATGCTGACGGGACTTTGTTGGGGCCAAAAACCAATTTGCATTTTGCAGTTCTCAACTTTCCGGTTAGTCTAGTACCTACTCTAGTGCAGGTTCTAGAATCATCAGCAAACGAAGCTGCTGTTCATTCATTGAGGCAACTTTTAGCACCTATAAAAGGAATACTTTACATGGAAGGAGATCTTAGAGGAAGTTTAGCGAAACCTGAATGCGATGTGCAAGTAAGACTCCTCGATGGTGCCATTGGAGGCATTGATCTCGGACGCGCTGAAATTGTTGCGTCTTTGACGTCAACGAGCCGGTTTCTGTTTAATGCAAAGTTTGAACCTATCATACAAAATGGACATGTACACGTTCAAGGAAGCATCCCTCTCAATATTTTATTAGTCCAAGATGAAGAAAATCTTGAAAAAGACGATAAGAAAAATGAAGAAGCAAGTTGGGCTCCGTGGGGTGTTAAAGGGAAAAACGATGACAAGAAAGCAGCGTCTTGGAATGAACAAGGTTGGGATACGCAGTTGGCAGAGTCTCTTAAAGGTTTGCACTGGAACGTGTTGGATGTCGGTGAAGTTAGGGTTGATGCCGATGTTAAAGACGGTGGCATGATGTTGCTAACGGCTTTATCTCCTTACGCCAACTGGCTCAACGGGAGTGCTGAAGTTATGCTTCAGGTTgttaactaattatgtaacatatcTAATAATAATCAACCTCTTCTAATACAATTGTTTAACGAGCACTTTTGTTTGTCTGTTTGCGATATTTAATAATAGGTGAGAGGTACTGTTGAACAACCGATTGTTGATGGGTCGGCATCTTTTCACAGGGCAACGATATCTTCACCTATACTTAGGCAACCGCTAACAAACTTTGGGGGCATAATTCTCATGGACTCTAATAGATTATGCATCAGATCTTTGGAAAGTAGGGTTAGCAGAAAAGGGAAGCTGTCGGTGAAAGGTAACCTACCCTTGAGGACAACCGAAGCGTCACTTGCTGATAAAATTGACTTAAAATGCGAAGTTTTGGAAGTACGAGCAAAGAATATGTTAAGTGGTCAGGTGGACTCCGAGCTGCAGGTAACGGGGTCTATACTGCAGCCAAACATATCTGGGAACATCAAATTGAGCCATGGAGAAGCTTATCTACCTCATGAGAAAGGTGCTGCTGCTATGAACCGTGAAGCATCAGATGCTTCAAGCATGCCAACTGGGGGATACAATCAAGTGGTTGCATCAAAATATGTTTCACGGTTCTTGAATTTGAAACCCACGGTTTTAAATACATCATTTCAGCAGCCTTCAGGTCCGTGTATCTTTCTTATTGTTATGTAAAAACTAAAGACACAACACTAAAGAAACCTTTCATTGTTTTTGTACAGGTAAAGAGGCCGAAGTAGTAGTAAAAAAAGGAACGGGACACTTAAATAGTAAACCAAAATTGGATATCCGGCTGACGGACTTGAAGCTGGTTCTTGGTCCCGAGTTGAGGATAGTTTATCCTTTAATTCTCAACTTTGCTGTGAGTGGTGAGCTTGAACTGAACGGTGTCGCTCACCCCAAGTTATTAAAACCCAAAGGTGTTTTAATGTTTGAGAATGGTGATGTCAACCTTGTTGCAACACAGGTTAGGCACTCATCTAGCAGTGATTAAagttatgtttctaaatgttctgttaattaataataataagaatgTCTTGCATTAGGTGCGACTGAAGCGAGAGCATTTGAATAC
The sequence above is drawn from the Helianthus annuus cultivar XRQ/B chromosome 12, HanXRQr2.0-SUNRISE, whole genome shotgun sequence genome and encodes:
- the LOC110872623 gene encoding protein TIC236, chloroplastic, which gives rise to MSNRLLYNPFVGGPFPCTFKQKLVKSKPPRKACLPHAKKHDWISHGIRYCGENVEILWKNIGLRSGFVVKSVKAPFARNKTLVRSLETVWAEGLFVFRCSVFCAVVSGVCLLLWYGQRKAKTLVESKLLPSVCTALSGYIQRDLHFGKVRSISPLSITLESCSIGPHKEEFSCGEVPTLKLRFQPFSSLRRGKIVIDAVLCNPTLLVAQKRNYSWLGIPFTDAGVLQKHLSTEEGIDNRTRTRRIAREETAARMNRERDDAALEAAKTGYVISNNEVQGEGGHGDVVNKNVFSMDEKLRWQDHHCMDAGVEYDMKHADLEKSFGVNTPVAGVKFWSPGGPLKRKRRKVVNDTNDGIAAKEKILEQSASAALAFFLDPSLVDKKDENQIRESYSHNQILQDADPEISGLERKSLLEDEDMDSKQQLSSSFQGSTYANDRGTGDLWSSLIVGPIQKIKSLIIPEVENIVGELVEGANEEKTVGIEKMVPIILDSVHFKGGTLLLLAYGDNEPREMENASGHVKFQNNYSRVHVQLSGNCKMWRSDVTSEDGGWLSTDVFVDILEQKWHANLKVVNLFAPLFERILELPIAFYEGRASGEVHICMSEGESFPNLHGQLDVTGLAFQIFDAPSSFSDISASLCFRAQRIFLHNASGWFGKVPLEASGDFGIEPEEGEFHLMCQVPSVEVNDLMKSFKMKPLLFPLAGCVTAVFNCQGPLDAPVFVGSGLVSRKMSSWVADNDVPTSAAYDAILKNKEAGAVAAFDRVPLSYVSANFTFNTDNCVADLYGIRATLVDGGEIRGAGNAWICPEGEVDDTAMDVNFSGSLCFDKIMDQYVPGYNHLIPFKLGDLNGETKLSGSLLKPRFDIKWTAPKAEGSFGDARGDMIISHEFITISSSSVAFELFTKVETSYPYENWLDRKELAVIIEGVELDLRMRGFEIFNLVSSSFAFDSLRPIHLKTTGRIKFQGKVVKPAADVSKILAGDVSITGLKLNQLLLAPQLAGQLKISPDCIKLDATGRADESLAVEVSGPLQSFSEDNIIGTKLSFSLLKGQLRANAFYQPFQSINLEVRHLPLDELELASLRGMLQRAEVQINFEKRRGHGILSLLHPKFSGVLGEALDLAARWSGDVITVEKAALKQSNSEYELQGEYVLPGSRDGKKERRRRGSDIGSVISSMGRWRMRLEVPRAEIAEMLPLARLVSRTTDPALQFRSKDLFMQSIQSVGIAAESLQKLLEEIRGHSTPTDEVILEELNLPGLAELKGRWGGSLDASGGGNGDTMAEFDFQGEEWEWGAYKTQRVLAAGAYSNDDGLRLEKMFIQRDNATIHADGTLLGPKTNLHFAVLNFPVSLVPTLVQVLESSANEAAVHSLRQLLAPIKGILYMEGDLRGSLAKPECDVQVRLLDGAIGGIDLGRAEIVASLTSTSRFLFNAKFEPIIQNGHVHVQGSIPLNILLVQDEENLEKDDKKNEEASWAPWGVKGKNDDKKAASWNEQGWDTQLAESLKGLHWNVLDVGEVRVDADVKDGGMMLLTALSPYANWLNGSAEVMLQVRGTVEQPIVDGSASFHRATISSPILRQPLTNFGGIILMDSNRLCIRSLESRVSRKGKLSVKGNLPLRTTEASLADKIDLKCEVLEVRAKNMLSGQVDSELQVTGSILQPNISGNIKLSHGEAYLPHEKGAAAMNREASDASSMPTGGYNQVVASKYVSRFLNLKPTVLNTSFQQPSGKEAEVVVKKGTGHLNSKPKLDIRLTDLKLVLGPELRIVYPLILNFAVSGELELNGVAHPKLLKPKGVLMFENGDVNLVATQVRLKREHLNTAKFEADYGLDPMLDLALVGSEWQFRIQSRATKWQDSLVVTSTRSVEQDVLSPSEAARVFESQLAESILEGDGQLAFKKLATATLETLMPRIEGKGEFGHARWRLVYAPQIPSLLSVDPTVDPLKSLASNISFGTEVEVQLGKRLQASVVRQMKDSEMAMQWTLIYQLTSRLRLLLQSAPSKRMLFEYSTTSQD